A genomic segment from Fusarium fujikuroi IMI 58289 draft genome, chromosome FFUJ_chr04 encodes:
- a CDS encoding related to ankyrin 1 has product MVEIVVPEAENPVLEIPTAVDESGDQQFQKFGLNVIQDGDQEPSPDDASNHEIPVVPFDVVLIHGIYGSSPDSWTMGSDSIWINKALAGASENKGRIMSYGYHTDIEAGRYYTPCGVYQEAEALLEALRKLRTSEITEARRPIHFFSHDVGGTIVKAALAMASSDQDKYADILYCTRALYFFGYPHRYSSVGLLEEAVLRLTAQQQQKWSGHTVGYAKSLTETITKVNDAFLGTQMLTQVNFINVVSNRHLHPAQQVFPLCMSIMAIPFERVVKMEKSNCDLILATEDGYHPVNDLPDGDWLMGDLTDDQHVALRKMISQASPVQPYQKIDEDWHNSDLLELPKQKEALIMHMRCSSDTEAETENASYFLDKNRSGIYDPLLYMKFDAHDTRFNNCDAMLRTFIARFLSNRMQTGSFVSRPLDTFVRCEALHRTNLFSELWDMQGTKALKAGYYVLGCLDECDQSSIWFLSEIHKLLSRSENCFRMLITTTKGTKGDMDIASMLSKFPQELVKTIECRPKKSVSFPVKTRASQVISQLGACAGTDLHQDVQRILSSYEDDYNLSELVVEWLGSDTEKIARAKTLLDKTLTPALLFAEILGDITEALRPWANFLLSWLLVCYRPLLYDEFCRVSDVVWFHLRGSETTRPASVNILRHFHGLITSVNGEIRFRHPATRSWFKSHSSTSSEELWYDMSETGCHERVLQTCIAYIQDAARRPEDAIQSIPYILEFWPKHWHMTGKSETEILDLFENDLLFRFWTKSLFALSNIQLKPSPAHVKALPVAAHLGLATVVETLLERNEDLVDERGQALIEACRAGHDVVIRDLMGSYPNGIDVGDENLHEAARVVSLSYNDEALRELVKGLPESLKASLKAEESEEKLEVVENQEKNIPQEHPSEEVTRDDQEATNPEPDEPTSDPYDWLMMPMHRAVRSGMIDVVTKLLELGVGPEPTKGTTPNGSSFIYTTLINSHVNIAKLLVDAGASPSAKNVQGYTPLHVAARWSSGETVEFLLSCGVSIADRDLVDRSALEIAVIWGDFTTLEVMLSRKDEIERMEYEPDLHPVNLAVENENKRCLALLLSHGFNPNVVTPKGDTALRMAIQARRLDICKMLLESDADPDLTPDKVNTPLIQAISEGDLDIVKLLIENKATIDKREAPPDDGWSRTPMQVAVDWNRPEIVQYLIEKGADPDARDSDGIPVIGSAVSGGHTNIVQWLVDAKADVNVIYHENKITLLHEACPHPEIVRILLEHGADINKGNADSRTALNFAICSNHLATVQVLLDAKTKPDINAASIYGDLRIVIPIGYIEIVEAILEAGVDVNNTNENGESLLAWAIKLNAPSGMIRKILEYNPDLEMRDKKENTALHCITRFTTLETVRLVVNAGGRLDVLNSDKNTPLIMAIGAEMDDVFFYMLKKEPSLLTQNFITSQQKVSALHEACRFGTLAMVRSLIDHDVDINSCCEGLYGTPLISATLRSDLLSCPLASDIIALLLVNGANPRTTGGLFQYPLISACLSCPADTIKLLLNSETSPQDQDSLDRKTVHLACYNSLTVLNLLEIPNSDFAVRDVAGRVPLHYAVMTEDVELVEVVLERSERVGVGIDVKDDDGWTPLLWAARAARIWNRQLEGEGSASVMIAFLLKHGADPSMKGCGVDRDWTVCEVAYYHHADFVEDLIDQASHRKIRSRKRGSAPESHYCDCCLIESHGIFFDCQICFDFSLCFKCYRNAEKIHPEHSSFVQCGSEWVEDDVAKDEDVQEISLDDGIGDQDVLLDLEEIPYEDFDSEVSE; this is encoded by the exons ATGGTCGAGATAGTGGTTCCTGAGGCGGAGAACCCAGTTTTGGAGATCCCGACAGCAGTGGATGAGAGCGGTGACCAGCAGTTTCAGAAGT TCGGTTTGAATGTAATCCAAGACGGTGACCAGGAACCGAGCCCCGACGATGCGTCAAATCATGAGATCCCAGTTGTTCCTTTTGA TGTCGTTCTTATTCATGGAATCTATGGTTCAAGTCCAGATTCGTGGACAATGGGATCTGACTCAATATGGATCAACAAAGCCCTTGCTGGCGCATCAGAGAACAAAGGACGAATAATGTCCTACGGCTATCATACAGATATAGAGGCTGGGAGATACTACACGCCATGCGGCGTTTATCAAGAGGCAGAAGCCTTATTGGAAGCTCTCCGAAAGCTTCGGACATCCGAGATCACA GAGGCTAGACGACCCATACATTTCTTTTCTCATGATGTTGGAGGGACTATCGTGAAGGCG GCGCTGGCGATGGCTTCTAGCGACCAAGACAAGTACGCTGATATACTGTATTGTACACGTGCTTTG TATTTCTTCGGCTATCCACACAGATATTCCTCTGTTGGCCTCTTGGAAGAGGCTGTGCTGCGATTGACGgcccagcaacagcagaaaTGGTCAGGCCATACGGTCGGGTATGCCAAAAGTCTCACAGAGACTATCACCAAAGTGAACGACGCGTTTCTTGGGACCCAGATGCTTACTCaggtcaacttcatcaacgtGGTTTCTAATCGCCACTTACACCCAGCACAACAG GTCTTCCCCCTCTGCatgtccatcatggccattcCGTTTGAGCGAgtggtgaagatggagaaatCGAACTGTGATTTGATCCTTGCCACAGAAGATGGGTACCACCCGGTGAATGATCTCCCGGACGGAGACTGGCTTA TGGGAGACTTGACAGACGACCAGCATGTCGCTCTTCGTAAAATGATCAGTCAAGCCTCGCCAGTTCAACCATATCAAAAAATCGACGAAGACTGGCACAACTCAGATCTCCTTGAATTAccaaagcaaaaagaagcaCTCATAATGCATATGAGATGTTCTTCTGATACGGAGGCAGAAACCGAGAACGCAAGCTACTTTCTGGACAAGAACAGAAGCGGCATATACGATCCGTTGCTGTACATGAAGTTTGACGCTCATGATACCCGGTTCAACAACTGTGACGCTATGCTGCGGACATTTATCGCACGATTCCTAAGCAACAGAATGCAGACTGGCAGTTTTGTGAGCAGACCGTTGGATACATTTGTCAGATGCGAAGCGCTGCACCGAACAAATTTGTTTAGCGAGCTGTGGGATATGCAGGGCACAAAGG CTCTAAAGGCTGGTTACTACGTCCTGGGATGTCTTGATGAATGCGACCAGTCTTCGATATGGTTTCTTTCCGAGATTCACAAACTTCTTTCCAGGAGCGAAAATTGTTTCAGGATGTTGATAACCACGACAAAAGGAACGAAAGGAGACATGGATATTGCCTCTATGTTATCCAAGTTTCCTCAAGAGCTCGTTAAGACTATCGAGTGCCGTCCCAAGAAGTCTGTGTCATTTCCTGTCAAGACCAGAGCATCTCAAGTCATAAGTCAGCTGGGGGCCTGTGCTGGGACTGACCTGCATCAAGATGTACAACGCATACTCTCAAGTTATGAAGATGACTATAATCTGAGCGAGTTGGTCGTTGAGTGGCTCGGATCAGATACGGAGAAAATCGCTCGTGCCAAAACACTGCTCGACAAAACCCTCACACCAGCTCTACTCTTTGCAGAGATACTAGGAGACATTACTGAGGCTCTTCGGCCCTGGGCCAACTTTCTGCTGTCTTGGCTTCTGGTTTGTTATAGACCTCTACTATATGATGAGTTCTGCCGCGTCTCTGATGTTGTGTGGTTTCATTTAAGGGGGAGTGAAACTACACGCCCAGCTTCAGTGAATATCCTACGCCATTTTCACGGGCTGATCACTTCTGTGAATGGAGAGATCAGATTTAGACACCCGGCTACCCGCTCATGGTTTAAAAGCCACAGCTCTACTAGCAGTGAAGAGTTGTGGTATGATATGTCTGAGACTGGCTGTCATGAGAGGGTGCTGCAGACTTGCATAGCCTATATCCAAGATGCCGCTAGGAGGCCAGAAGATGCGATCCAGTCTATTCCATATATTCTTGAATTCTGGCCCAAACACTGGCATATGACAGGGAAATCCGAAACAGAAATCTTGGACTTGTTTGAGAACGACTTATTATTTCGATTCTGGACCAAATCACTTTTCGCTTTATCCAATATTCAACTGAAGCCTTCTCCAGCACATGTCAAAGCTCTCCCTGTTGCAGCTCACTTGGGCCTTGCTACTGTTGTAGAAACGCTTCTCGAGAGAAACGAAGACCTGGTCGATGAGAGAGGTCAGGCATTGATTGAGGCTTGCAGAGCGGGACACGATGTAGTCATCAGGGATCTGATGGGCTCATACCCAAATGGTATCGATGTTGGGGATGAGAATCTGCATGAAGCTGCCAGAGTTGTCAGCCTATCATACAACGATGAAGCACTCAGGGAGCTTGTCAAGGGTTTACCTGAGTCTCTCAAAGCCTCCCTGAAAGCAGAAGAGTCTGAAGAGAAACTCGAGGTAGTGGAGAATCAGGAGAAGAACATTCCCCAAGAACATCCATCGGAAGAGGTGACAAGAGACGATCAGGAGGCTACAAACCCTGAGCCTGATGAGCCTACTTCAGACCCATACGATTGGCTTATGATGCCAATGCACAGAGCAGTCAGGTCAGGAATGATTGATGTTGTCACTAAATTACTCGAACTGGGAGTAGGGCCTGAACCCACAAAAGGCACGACCCCTAACGGCAGTAGCTTCATCTACACAACATTGATCAACTCCCATGTGAACATCGCCAAGCTCCTTGTCGATGCAGGAGCCAGCCCATCGGCTAAGAATGTGCAGGGGTATACTCCGCTGCATGTAGCCGCCCGGTGGTCTTCTGGTGAGACGGTCGAGTTCTTACTCTCATGCGGTGTTTCCATAGCGGACAGAGACTTGGTGGACCGCTCGGCCTTGGAAATAGCTGTTATTTGGGGAGATTTTACTACTCTCGAGGTCATGCTCTCGCGTAAGGACGAGATTGAGCGCATGGAGTATGAGCCAGACTTACACCCAGTAAATCTCGCTGTCGAGAACGAGAATAAGAGGTGTCTggcgcttcttctcagccatgGCTTTAACCCCAACGTTGTTACCCCTAAGGGTGACACGGCGTTGAGGATGGCTATTCAGGCCAGGAGGCTTGATATTTGCAAGATGTTGCTGGAGAGCGATGCTGATCCGGATCTGACGCCCGATAAAGTTAATACGCCCCTGATCCAGGCGATTTCTGAGGGAGACTTGGATATAGTCAAGCTGCTCATCGAGAACAAGGCCACGATAGACAAGCGTGAAGCGCCACCTGATGACGGATGGTCACGTACACCCA TGCAAGTGGCCGTTGACTGGAACCGTCCCGAGATTGTCCAGTATCTCATTGAAAAGGGAGCAGACCCCGATGCGCGAGACTCGGACGGAATCCCAGTGATAGGCTCTGCAGTAAGCGGCGGGCATACAAACATAGTGCAGTGGCTGGTAGATGCAAAGGCAGACGTGAACGTCATCTACCACGAAAACAAAATCACGCTGTTGCATGAAGCCTGTCCCCATCCTGAGATAGTTCGTATCCTTCTCGAGCACGGCGCGGACATCAACAAGGGCAACGCAGACTCACGAACAGCACTGAACTTCGCCATTTGTTCAAACCATCTCGCCACTGTTCAGGTTCTGCTTGACGCCAAGACTAAGCCTGACATCAATGCAGCCTCGATCTACGGAGATTTACGCATAGTAATACCTATTGGATACATTGAGATTGTTGAGGCGATACTGGAAGCTGGCGTTGACGTTAACAATACCAATGAGAACGGTGAATCACTACTGGCGTGGGCTATCAAGCTTAATGCGCCCAGTGGCATGATCCGCAAGATTCTCGAATACAATCCTGACCTGGAAATGAGGGATAAGAAGGAGAACACGGCACTTCACTGCATCACCAGATTCACGACTCTCGAGACGGTCCGACTTGTTGTCAACGCTGGTGGAAGACTAGACGTGTTGAACTCGGATAAGAATACGCCTCTGATTATGGCTATTGGGGCTGAGATGGATGACGTGTTCTTCTATATGCTGAAGAAGGAGCCTTCCCTACTCACGCAGAACTTTATAACGTCTCAGCAAAAGGTCTCAGCCCTTCACGAAGCGTGTAGGTTTGGTACATTGGCTATGGTTCGGTCACTTATAGACCACGACGTGGACATCAATTCATGCTGCGAAGGGCTGTATGGAACACCCCTGATATCGGCAACACTCCGAAGCGACCTGCTATCATGTCCCCTAGCCAGCGACATAATCGCTCTTCTCCTTGTGAACGGAGCCAACCCAAGGACTACAGGGGGCTTATTCCAATACCCTCTCATCTCAGCATGTCTGTCGTGCCCAGCAGATACTATCAAACTGCTCCTTAACTCAGAAACCTCGCCCCAAGATCAGGACTCCCTGGATCGCAAGACAGTCCATCTGGCATGCTATAATTCTCTTACGGTTCTCAACCTTCTGGAAATTCCCAACTCCGACTTTGCGGTCAGGGATGTGGCTGGTCGAGTGCCTTTACACTACGCTGTAATGACAGAGGATGTCGAGCTGGTAGAGGTAGTGCTAGAGCGCTCTGAGAGGGTTGGTGTTGGGATCGATGTGAAGGACGATGATGGTTGGACACCACTGCTCTGGGCTGCTCGTGCAGCACGGATCTGGAATCGACAGCTTGAGGGCGAAGGCTCGGCCAGTGTTATGATCGCATTCCTCTTGAAGCATGGAGCTGACCCTAGTATGAAGGGGTGCGGTGTTGACAGAGACTGGACAGTCTGTGAGGTGGCATACTATCACCACGCCGACTT CGTCGAAGATTTAATAGATCAAGCAAGTCACAGGAAGATCAGGTCAAGAAAACGGGGCAGTGCTCCAGAGTCTCACTACTGTGATTGTTGTTTGATCGAGTCCCATGGGATTTTCTTTGACTGCCAGATTTGCTTTGACTTCAGTCTTTGCTTCAAATGTTACAGGAATGCTGAAAAGATACATCCTGAACATTCGTCGTTTGTTCAATGTGGAAGTGAGtgggttgaagatgatgttgccaaggatgaggatgttcAGGAGATCAGTTTGGATGATGGTATTGGTGATCAGGACGTGCTGTTAGACCTTGAGGAAATACCGTACGAGGATTTCGACAGTGAGGTTTCAGAATAG